In the Mesorhizobium sp. M1D.F.Ca.ET.043.01.1.1 genome, CTGCTTCGAGGCCGAACGGCGCGAGCCTGAAGACGTGCTCCCCGCTCAGCCCCAGCGGCACCTGCGAGGTCGTGAGGATCCTCAGCTTCGCGGCTTCGGAAAGCAGGAAACGGACAATGCTGGCAACGGCGTGGGCAACGTGCTCGCAATTGTCGAGAACAAGCAGCCCGGCCAGTGGCCGCAGCATATCGACGATGGCGAGCAGTGGGGTGGTTTCGGTTCTGACCGGAATGCTGAGGACCTGCATGATCGCACTCTCGACGAAGCTGCCGTCGGGCACGGACGCCAGGTCGACAACCCAGACACCGTCTGGAAAGCCGCCGGCGAGTTCTTCGGCGGCTTTGAGGGCCAACGTCGTCTTGCCGACACCGCCCGGGCCCAGGGTCGTAACCAATGGATATTGGTTGACGAGTTCCACGAGGCTTCTGACTTCGTGGTCGCGCCCGATGCATTCCGGTCGGTAGCGAGACAGATTGCCACCGGAGCGAACGGCCGGCGCCATGCGCTCCTGGATGCGCGTGGGCGGTGGGCCAACATACCGGTAGCCACGGCCATGGACGGTCGCGACGAAGTTCGGGCCGAGGGCTTTCCTGAGCGCGGACATATGCACGTGAAGGGTGTTTTCTTCGACGACCGTGCCCGGCCAGAGAAGATCGAACAGTTCGCACTTCTCGACCAGCACATTGGGGCGCTCAAGAAACACGAACAGCAAGTCGATGCTGCGCGCGCTGAGTTCAATCGCACCCTCCGGACCGTTCAGCGAACGCTCCCGCTCGTCCAGCACGAAATCGCCGAAGGACAGCGCCATCGCCAATCCTGAATTGACCTCACAGAAACGCTACAGAAGATTTCAGCATTGCATCAAGGACTTTCCGTCTACGCAGCCGCATCGTCCCGCCATGGCCATTGGAGAACGACGATGCAAAGCCTGCAAGCCATCCTCAAGCTTATCCCGCGCATTCTCGCTGCGACCATGGCGGCCGCGAGAAGCACGCTCGCGGACGCAGCGGCAAAACATCGGGATCGCCGCATCCTCGAGAGACTAAGCGCCGCCGAACTGGAAGACATCGGCCTCTGCCGTGGCGCGGATGGTGCGATCGACTTCCAACCTCGCTGCCCAGATGAATCCGAGCCCAAAGGCGGCGGCATCGAGACACTTTACGGCAGCCCCGCCATGGCGACCGCGATAGAGAAGGCCTAATTCGCAGGCCTAAACTTGGCCGACGCTAATTCGGTCCAGACGAAAGACCGTCAGTCGCCGCGAGCGACATACAGCTTCAAAACCACCGGTTGTTTCAAGGCTTTCTTAGCTCTCTTTTGCTATCCACTTTTGCGTAGCTCGCGGACAATCCCATGAACGAGATCGATCCGGTGCATCGCTTTTCCATGGACGCGGTGCGCAAATTCGACGGCCCGGCGGAGGGCCAGGCCAGCGGCATCAATGATGTGGCGCGCCAGGTCGCTTCGCAGTATCGGCGCGATACGATGTCGCCGATCATGGTCAGCGGCGTGCTGCGCATGGTCGAATTCGCGCTGCTGTTCCTTTCGGGACTCGGCCTCTATCTCTACTTTGTCGGCTTCTTCACCTACCTCGCCTGGCAATATCCGCTGTCGATCGCGGCAGCCTCGTTCCTGGCGGTGGTGCTGCTCGACGTCAGCGACAGCTACCAGATCGCGGCGCTTATGCGCCCTGTCGCCAGTTTCGGCCGCGTGCTGGTCGTCTGGGCCGGCACCTTCGCGCTGATGGCGCTTACAGCCTTCGCCATGAAGGCGTCGGAAGACTATTCGCGCCTCCTTTTCGGCACCTGGTTCGTGGTCGGCTTCATGCTGATCTTCGGCCTGAGGCTCGTGATCTCCAGGCTGATCAGGCGCTGGGCGCGCGACGGCCGCATGGAGCGCCGCGCCGTCATTGTCGGCGGCGGCAAGTCGGCGGAGATGCTGATCCGTTCGGTCGAGAAGCAGCCCTACAACGACATCCGCATCTGCGGCATCTTCGACGACCGCGGCGACAAGCGCTCGCCGCCAATCGTCGCTGGCTATCCCAAGCTCGGCACCATCTCCGAGCTGATCGAGTTCGCCCGCATCGCCCGCATCGACATGCTGATCGTGTCGCTGCCGCTGACCGCCGAATCGCGCGTGCTGCAGCTTTTGAAGAAGCTCTGGGTGCTGCCGGTCGACATCCGTCTCTCGGCCCATTCCAACGCGCTGCAGTTCCGGCCGCGCGCCTATTCCTACATCGGCTCGGTGCCGATGCTCGACATCTTCGACAAGCCGATCAACGACTGGGACTCGGTCGCCAAGCGCAGCTTCGACATCATCTTCTCGCTTGTCGGCATCATCCTCTTCTCGCCGGTGATGCTGGCCACCGCCATCGCCATCAAGCTCGACAGCAAGGGGCCGGTGCTGTTCAAGCAGAAGCGGCACGGCTTCAACAACGAGATCATCGAGGTCTACAAGTTCCGCTCGATGTATGCCGACAGGTCGGACCCGACCGCCAGGCAGACGGTGACCAAGAACGATCCGCGCGTCACCCGCGTCGGCCGCTTCATCCGCAAGACCTCGATCGACGAGCTGCCGCAGTTCTTCAACTCGCTGCTCGGCTCGCTGTCGCTGGTCGGGCCGCGTCCGCACGCGATCGCCGCCCAGTCGCACAATCTGCTCTACAACGAGGTGGTCGACGGTTATTTCGCGCGTCACAAGGTGAAGCCCGGGGTCACCGGCTGGGCGCAGATCAACGGCTGGCGCGGCGAGATGGACACCAATGAAAAGATCCGCATGCGCACCGAATACGATCTCTACTACATCGAAAACTGGTCGATGCTGTTCGACCTGCGCATCCTGTTCCTGACGCCGGTCCGCCTGCTCAATACGGAAAACGCCTATTGAGCGCCATCACGCATGACCTGCCGGCGGCCGCGGTCAGCCAGTTGCCGCCTCAGGCGGTCAGCCAGTTGCCGGCTTCCGCGGTCAACGCCAAGCTGATCGCGCTGATCTCGTCGGCGGCGATCGTGGCCGGCATCCTGCTTTCCGGCTTCGTCATCAGCGAGCCAGCGCCCTACGAGCTCTACATGGCCGGGCTGATCGCCGTCTGGGCGCTGTTCGGGCTGAAAATATCACGGGCGATATTGCCGCTGCTTCTGTTCCTGGTGGCAATGAACATCGGCGGCATGATTGCGATGACGCAGATGGCGGACCTCGCCAAAACGCCGCTCTATCTCGCGGTCTCGCTGTTCCTCGCCTTCAGCGCGGTCTTCTTCGCCTCGGTGACGTCGACGCAGCCCAGGCTCTACCGGCTGATCTTCATCGCCTATGTTGTATCGGCGGTGGCGACGTCGCTGCTCGGCATCGCCGGCTATTTCCATGCCTTCCCGGGCGCCGAGATGTTCACCAAATACGATCGCGCCGCCGGCGCCTTCCAGGACCCGAACGTGTTCGGGCCGTTCCTGGTGCTGCCGGGTACCTATCTGCTCTACCTGCTGCTCACCGGTCCGGTCTCGCGCATGCCGCTGCTTGCGGTGCCGCTGCTGATCATAACTGCCGGCATCTTCTTCTCCTTCTCGCGCGGTGCCTGGGGCATGTTCGCGGTGTCGGCGGTGCTGCTCACCGCTTGCCTGTTCCTGCAGAGCGCCAGCGGCATGTTCCGGCTGAGGGTCGTGGTGATGACGATTGCCGCGGTCGCGCTCTTGGTGATCGCCGTCCTCGTCATCCTGCAACTGCCCGGCGTGTCGGACATGTTCACCCAGCGCGCGCAACTCGAGCAAAGCTACGACACCGCGCGCCTCGGCCGCTTCGCCCGCTACGCGATCGGCTTCCAGATGGCGCTGGAGCATCCGTTCGGCATCGGACCGCTGGTGTTCGGCACGATCTACGGCGAGGACACGCACGACATCTGGCTGAAGGCGCTGATGGACTATGGCTGGCTGGGCTTCGTCTCGTTCCTGACGCTGACCTTGTGGACGATTTGTGCCGGCTTCCGCATCCTTCTGCGCGACCGGCCGTGGCAGCGCTATCTGCTTTGCGCCTATGTCGCCTATCTCGGCAATATCGGGCTCGGCACCTTCATCGACATCGACCACTGGCGCCATCTCTATCTGCTGCTCGGGCTGATCTGGGGCGCGATCGCGCTGGAGTACCGGCATCAGAAGCAATTGCGGCTGGCGCGGCTGTTCTCGCGCCCGCGATATCATCGGCTAGTCTAGATAACCGCCGATCTGGTTGGCCCGCACCAGGTTGTCACGACTGGGCGCCGAGGCTCTTGCAGCGCCGGTGGGCAGCGCCGGTGGGCAGCACAGGTGGGCATTGCAGATGCGCTGGGTGATGCCCTTCACGGTGGCGCCGCCAGGGTCGGCCGGGTGGTGGCTGCAGGCGCCCTCGTTCACCAGCGCGCGGTCAGGCACTTCCTCTTCGCTAGAAAGCCGCCATGGTTCGTCCTTTCAATGATCCGCGGAAGTTGTGCTTTCTGTTCTGTTGAAGCATTGTCTGCCTCCGTGGGAGATTGCGCGGGGTGGGGGAATGACTGACAGCTTCCGTGCGACGCTTCATTCGATGGTCGAGGAGATGAAGGCGGCGCCCGAAGCGATGCAGCCTTCGAAATTCTGGCAGGACTTGAACCGGCGTCATGCTGAGCGCATCGCGTCGGCCGGGATCGCGAATTTCAAACGTACGTTGGCCAAGGACTATTTCACATGGATGCGGGTTCTGCCTTGGGATCCGCAAATCCGCTTCTTGGTCGGCCACCTTCCCCTCGGGGCTTCGATCCGGGCGGCGCTTGGGGTCATATCTCCCTTCAAGCATCGCCATATTCCGTTGCCCGAGGGCTTCGCCCTGAACTTTCTCACCCGACTCGTCTGGCAATATGCCCGGCAGGAATTTCCGAAAGAAATTGCGGCCCTGTCGGAACCATCCGTCGGCAATCCACCGGCAATCCGCATCGGCGGAGGACTCGTTTCTCAGGACCTTGCCAATTCAATCCTGGAATACAAATCGATCGAGTCGGTCGTGACCGGGACCGTTTGCGAGCTCGGCGGCGGCTACGGTCGAACAGCGTTCGTCATTGCTTCGCTGCACCCGACCGTCAGGTACATCATGGTTGATATCCCGCCTGCTCTCGGGGTCGCCCAGGAATATCTCTGCCAACTGTTTCCGGACAGGAAGCACTTCCGCTTTCGTCCGTTCGATAATTTTGAAACAGTTCAAGAGGAATTCGAGGCATCCGCACTTGCCTTCCTGCTGCCTCATCAACTTGCACTTCTGCCCGATTCCACCGTCGATCTGTTCATCAACATCTCATCCCTGCATGAAATGCGGCTCGACCAGATCGAATGTTATCTGTCGGAAATCTACCGGCTTGTTCGTCCGGAAGGACACTTTTACCTCAAAGCCTGGAAAGTCTCGAAGATACCATTCGAAGGAATCGTCATACGGGAGAGTGACTATCCGTTGGAACGCTGGGAGCGAGTTTATCGCCGGCCCCCAAAGATCCAGTCGAGCTTCTTTGAGACCTTGCTTCGGAAACCTAAAACTTGACGCGTCATAACTCCCGTCCGGAGAAGGAAGACCACCGAAGACGGCGACCGCCATCGACGGCGACATGGTGCGCGTGACCGGCATTCTGGATGGTTCGATAGATTACCCACAGAACGGTTCGCGAAACATCCGTGGAGATCTATGCGCCCATCACCGCGTTCGCGAAGCTTCGGCTCCCTTGTGTTCTCGGGCTTCGATTTAGCGCTTGCACTCCAACCTTTGAGAATATAGGGCTTTGCGCGGTCCGGAGTGTAGCGCAGCCCGGTAGCGCACTTGACTGGGGGTCAAGGGGTCGTCGGTTCGAATCCGGCCACTCCGACCATTTTTAGCCTGAGACTTGCCCCCAAAGTCGTTCTTCACCAACCCCCTACTGACACACGTCGACCCATACAGCGCCGACAAGATCGGCCATCCTTTGCGGCGCGATCCGCACGGCCGCGTTGGTAGCGCCCGCGGCGGGGACGACCTCGTCGAAGGCCCTTAGCGTCACGTCGCAAAAGACCGGCAGCGGCGCGGGCAGGCCGAACGGGCAGACACCGCCCGGCGGATGGCTGGTTGCCGCAAGCACCTGTTCGCCGTCGAGCATGCGCGGCTTGCCGCCAAGGATGTCCTTGCACTTGCGGTTATCGAGCCTGGCTGTGCCGCTGGTCACGACCAGCATGGTCTCGTCGCCGATGCGCAGGCAGATGGTCTTGGCGATCTGCGCCGGCATCACACCATGCGCCTCCGCCGCCAGCGCCACGGTCGCCGAGCTGGCCGCGGTGACCAGGACTCCGATGTCGGGCGCATGTTCGGCGAAGAAGGCGCGGACCGATTCCAGGCTCATGAGCGGACCCTCGTCATGCATGGTTGCCGACGCCCGAATCGCCGCGCCGGTCGGGATTGGCATATGACGGCTCGGCTGTTGCAAGAGCCAGGAATAATGCGTCGAAGCCGCAAAAAGCCCGCCATGGCGCTACCGTGGCGGGCTTTCAAGCGGACGCTTCTGCGTCTCTATTGCTGCGTGGGCCGATTCTCTTCGGTCGGCACTCTTATCAATTCCTCTTCCGGCACCTGCAGGGCGGAAGCGATTCGCCTCAACTTGGCGGGGTCGGCGTCCTTGCCGTCCTCGATGTCGACGATCTCGCCCACGGCGAGGCCGCAGGTCAAGGAGAGCTCCTCGATCGTATATCCCCTCGTTTCGCGCACGGCTTTCAGCGGATTGATGCCGGACGCGGCAATGATGTCGTTAGAAACAGCGTTTCTTGCGGTGTTGGGCATGGCAACTCCTTGGGATGAAACAAGACAGATGAAATGTGGCGTTGCCTGAGACGGGCGGGAGAATGGCCGTTAACGGATGATTTGCCAAGAGGGACCGTCGCGGCCGTCACGCCTTCGTGAACCGGTCCTGTCGACCGGAGGCCGAGGCCGCAGCCCACCGATATGTAAGGTCGCGCAACGCCCAATCAAGTTCTTTTGAAGCGCCGCAAGCCGGCACCGCCGGCATTTTGCCCGCCCCAATTCGTTAGGGTTCTGTCGCTGGTCGACGGCGGGCGGGCGTCAAAACCCCTTTGGACGGATCGGATGCCATGAAACTGAAGTTGTTCGCGATCGTGCTCGGCACGGTCTCAAGTCTCGTGGGCGCGGCGCATGCGCGGCACGGTGGTCGACATCGCCGGAACCGCGCTGACGGTGAAAGCCCGCGACGGCAGGACCGACACCGTCACGCTTTCTCCCGACTGGATGATCGCGGGCGTCGCCAAGGCGTCGGCCGCCGATATCAAGCAGGGCGATTTCCTCGGCATCGCGTCGGTCTCCAAGGCCGATGGCGGCAGCGGCGCTCTGGAAGTCGTGATCTTCCCCGCAGCGCTGAGAGGCACCGGAGAAGGCGACCGCGATTGGGATTTGCAGCCCAACAGCCGGATGACCAACGGCACGGTCGCCGACGTCACCGAAGTCAACGGAAGGACAGTGACGCTCACCTATAGCAATAGCCAGAAGAAGGAGATCGCCATTCCGCAATCGACGCCGATCGTGAAATTCGCGACCGCCAAGCCGGCGGATCTCAAGCCGGGCATGAGCGTGTTCGTCAGCGCCGAGCGGGGCAGCGACGGCAAGCTCGTTTCACGCCGGGTGGTGGTCGGCAATCATGGCGTCGCTCCGCCGATGTGAGGGGCGAGGCCGGCGCATCGGCCACGCGCGTTTCAAAAGATCATGATGCCGCCGCGTGCCTGCGCATCCGGCGGGCGCCCAAGGCCATCGTGATTTAGACGGAAACGATCCGGAAACAAGAATCTACAGTCCGGAAAAATTGTCGAAAAAATCCAGGAGGATAGTGCCGATCGCGAGGCTTGGGGTCACCGATTTGGTCCGGTGAATTCCGGAACGCCCGCGTAAAAAGGAAACGAAATCATGAAGAAGTCCCTCCTCTCCGCGCTCGGGCTGGCTCTGGCCCTGGCGTTCACGATGCCGATCCTCGGCGCGACCAGCGCCGACGCGGCTCCGATGAAGAAGCATCACCATCATCATCACTACCGCAAGCATCATCACCGGCACCATCACCACCATCATCATCACCACAGCAAGATGGTCGCGAAGAAGGCCTGATTTCTTCCCGCCCGCCGATGGGAAGACAGGTCTTCATTGTGATGACCGCACATGTCTTCCCATCGGAATTTTTGCTTCGCGAGGGCAAGGCTTTCCTTCTCTCACCCGCTACCTGATGGAACGCGCAGCAGCGTTCGATCCTTTTCCTGCGGCCCCGACCTCCTTGCCCACCGGGTGATGTCGCCACGAGCGCCGAGCGCCGGCCGGATGCGCGGCATGTGCGGCGGCCGATCCGAAGCCTGACGTCTTTACAACGCCGCATCCGCTACGCGAAAAAATCACACGGGATGTGAACCTTTCCATTGGACCCCGCACCAAGCGGTCATGGGCGCCGCGAAGGCGCTCCTCAACCCGACCGGGACGCCGGAAGCGCGATCCCGACAACCAATGGAAGGAAATGCTCAAATGACCAACTTCAAGCACATCTCGCTCGCCGCTGCCCTCGTCGTCTCGGCTTTCGGCTCGGTTTCGGCGCCGGCCTTTGCCGGCACGCATCCGACCGGCGACGGCGGCGCCGTCTGCAAGGGCTCGGGCTCCTGTCTGGTGCTGCAGCTCGACTGCAAGGGCACCTACACCGATGCCACCGACAAGAACGGCACCGTCTACGGCAAGTGCAGCCAGGTCATGAAGGTCGATCCGAAGACCCGGCTCAAGCTCGCGAACTGATCATTTGCAGCGTGCAAATGGCGGCCGCAACGAGCGGCCGCCATTTCTGTTCTGTAATCCATCGAAAGTCAGCGCCGGCTGATGAGAAGGCCGGCCAGCAGCCCGACCACGACCAGCCCTACCGCAGCCGCCGTGGCCGGATGGTCGCGCGCGGTGCGCTCGATCGCCCTGCCCCTGCGCGTGATTGCCGGCAATGCCTCGTGGAGGCGGTCGGCAAGCTGCGAATAATAGTCGGACGCCGCCTCGCGGCCGTCTTCGTAATGGGCGTCGCCGCGTCTGGCCAAGGCTTTCCTGAGATCCTCGAGTTGCCGCGAGAGCGTCGCAAACTGCCTGTCCAGATCATGATCGGTCGCGAACAAAGCCATGCCAAGCATCCTTCTCTTGGAGAGAAGGCCTAACGCATGGACGCAACGGCAGTTCCGGGTCTCAGAGACGCTGGCCGTTCAAGCCGCGGGAGCGGCAGCCGAAGTTCAACGCACTTGGTCCAGCAGGCGCTTGCACTCCAAGAGGTCGAAGAGCGCCTCCTGCAGCAAGGCGCGGTTGTCGCGCGACAATTTCGAGGAGTCCGGCTGCACGGGACCTTCGTCGTCGCCCTTGCCGAGGCCGAAGAAACGGCGGCTGGGCTTCACCTTGGGCTGACCGACCAGCGCATCCTCGTCGCCGCGCGGCTGGGCAGCCGCGGTCAGCGGCACCTGCTCGGCCTGCCGGCGTTGCGCGATCGCCTCGACGGCGGCCATGTCGCCATTGCCGATGGC is a window encoding:
- a CDS encoding DUF1127 domain-containing protein; this encodes MQSLQAILKLIPRILAATMAAARSTLADAAAKHRDRRILERLSAAELEDIGLCRGADGAIDFQPRCPDESEPKGGGIETLYGSPAMATAIEKA
- a CDS encoding undecaprenyl-phosphate glucose phosphotransferase, whose product is MNEIDPVHRFSMDAVRKFDGPAEGQASGINDVARQVASQYRRDTMSPIMVSGVLRMVEFALLFLSGLGLYLYFVGFFTYLAWQYPLSIAAASFLAVVLLDVSDSYQIAALMRPVASFGRVLVVWAGTFALMALTAFAMKASEDYSRLLFGTWFVVGFMLIFGLRLVISRLIRRWARDGRMERRAVIVGGGKSAEMLIRSVEKQPYNDIRICGIFDDRGDKRSPPIVAGYPKLGTISELIEFARIARIDMLIVSLPLTAESRVLQLLKKLWVLPVDIRLSAHSNALQFRPRAYSYIGSVPMLDIFDKPINDWDSVAKRSFDIIFSLVGIILFSPVMLATAIAIKLDSKGPVLFKQKRHGFNNEIIEVYKFRSMYADRSDPTARQTVTKNDPRVTRVGRFIRKTSIDELPQFFNSLLGSLSLVGPRPHAIAAQSHNLLYNEVVDGYFARHKVKPGVTGWAQINGWRGEMDTNEKIRMRTEYDLYYIENWSMLFDLRILFLTPVRLLNTENAY
- a CDS encoding DUF883 family protein, with amino-acid sequence MALFATDHDLDRQFATLSRQLEDLRKALARRGDAHYEDGREAASDYYSQLADRLHEALPAITRRGRAIERTARDHPATAAAVGLVVVGLLAGLLISRR
- a CDS encoding putative sugar O-methyltransferase, with translation MTDSFRATLHSMVEEMKAAPEAMQPSKFWQDLNRRHAERIASAGIANFKRTLAKDYFTWMRVLPWDPQIRFLVGHLPLGASIRAALGVISPFKHRHIPLPEGFALNFLTRLVWQYARQEFPKEIAALSEPSVGNPPAIRIGGGLVSQDLANSILEYKSIESVVTGTVCELGGGYGRTAFVIASLHPTVRYIMVDIPPALGVAQEYLCQLFPDRKHFRFRPFDNFETVQEEFEASALAFLLPHQLALLPDSTVDLFINISSLHEMRLDQIECYLSEIYRLVRPEGHFYLKAWKVSKIPFEGIVIRESDYPLERWERVYRRPPKIQSSFFETLLRKPKT
- a CDS encoding glycosyl hydrolase 108 family protein, whose translation is MPDRALVNEGACSHHPADPGGATVKGITQRICNAHLCCPPALPTGAARASAPSRDNLVRANQIGGYLD
- a CDS encoding O-antigen ligase family protein, whose product is MPASAVNAKLIALISSAAIVAGILLSGFVISEPAPYELYMAGLIAVWALFGLKISRAILPLLLFLVAMNIGGMIAMTQMADLAKTPLYLAVSLFLAFSAVFFASVTSTQPRLYRLIFIAYVVSAVATSLLGIAGYFHAFPGAEMFTKYDRAAGAFQDPNVFGPFLVLPGTYLLYLLLTGPVSRMPLLAVPLLIITAGIFFSFSRGAWGMFAVSAVLLTACLFLQSASGMFRLRVVVMTIAAVALLVIAVLVILQLPGVSDMFTQRAQLEQSYDTARLGRFARYAIGFQMALEHPFGIGPLVFGTIYGEDTHDIWLKALMDYGWLGFVSFLTLTLWTICAGFRILLRDRPWQRYLLCAYVAYLGNIGLGTFIDIDHWRHLYLLLGLIWGAIALEYRHQKQLRLARLFSRPRYHRLV
- a CDS encoding MerR family transcriptional regulator, giving the protein MDKSPDAFRTISEVAEDLDLPQHVLRFWETRFNQIKPMKRGGGRRYYRPQDVELIKGIRHMLYDQGYTIKGVQKLLRENGNHFLVAIGNGDMAAVEAIAQRRQAEQVPLTAAAQPRGDEDALVGQPKVKPSRRFFGLGKGDDEGPVQPDSSKLSRDNRALLQEALFDLLECKRLLDQVR
- a CDS encoding YbaK/EbsC family protein, producing MSLESVRAFFAEHAPDIGVLVTAASSATVALAAEAHGVMPAQIAKTICLRIGDETMLVVTSGTARLDNRKCKDILGGKPRMLDGEQVLAATSHPPGGVCPFGLPAPLPVFCDVTLRAFDEVVPAAGATNAAVRIAPQRMADLVGAVWVDVCQ
- a CDS encoding helix-turn-helix transcriptional regulator; the protein is MPNTARNAVSNDIIAASGINPLKAVRETRGYTIEELSLTCGLAVGEIVDIEDGKDADPAKLRRIASALQVPEEELIRVPTEENRPTQQ